One Mycoplasmopsis bovigenitalium genomic window, TTTATATTTATTGAAAAATCCGGTCAAAAATCCAATAATAATTCTAAAAATATAATTGTAAAAGTCATTATGGAAATGTTGCCATTTGTAAAATAATTTTATTGCCGAAAATTACTATTTTATAAGTATAATACATAAACTTTATTTATTCGCTTTTGTGACTAAATTTAGTAAAGAAAGGAGTTATATGCAAAAGATTATTAATAAAATGAATAATCCAAAAAATAAAGTGGCATATGGATTTTTACTATGGTCATTTATTTCAATTGGTTATTTATTATTTGTTGCCAACTGAGGTTTTGTAGTTGGTTTAGCAGGTAATGGTATTGATGCGAATGGTGCTGCTGATGCAGGATTTTTAAGTTATTTTAAAATTGTTAAAAATGCAGCATTTGACTTAACAAACAATGCCGCCAACTGAGCAATTACATTAGGTAGAGGGATTGGCTCAGTGGCTGTTGCATTGTTATTGGCTAAATTTGCACACAAATATAGCACAATAATTGCTATTTCATTGACTTTGATCGGTATCCCAGCACAATTTATGCCAGCAGCGCCATACGGATATGTATTATTCTTAATACTAAGAACCTTTATGGCTATTGGTGGTACAATGCTAGTTATTTTAACTCAACCAGTTGTTTCAGCATTCTTTGGTAAAAAGCAAAAATCAATTGTTTCTCAATTTGGTATTTGATTCTACCCCTTAGGAACTATAATTTCTATATTACCTTTTGTTTTTGCGGGTAAATCATCAGTAGTTAGAGAAAATTGACAATTAATTTTTACAATTCTAGCCGCCTTAAATGTTATTCCATTGATTATAATTATCATTTTTGGTTCACATTTCGATAAAACCACAACAGAAAATCAACCAAAACAAGAAGGCTTTAAAATTTTAGGTAAATACCTAAAATCAAAAGCAACTTATGCATGAGTTCTATTATATGGTGCATGATTATGTGCAGTAGTTTTCCCAACAACTAGTGTTTCATTTAATATATTCCACGACTTAGCAAGCATTAAACGTAATACATTTGATCATGAAATTCGTATTTGATCAGTTTGCTTTTTAGCAGCTGTATTCATTGCGCCAATAACAATCGGTTTATGATCAAAAACTAACTTCAAAAGACGTTGATTCATTGGTTTAATACTATTTATTGGTATTATGCTATATGCATTGTCAGCCGTAACATTCATTTATGGTGTTGCTAAAAAGAATGTATTTGTAAGTGTTTTATTCTACATTTTTGGCTTTTTAAGTGGTTTATGTTTATGAGGTATTCAAGGTGTTATGCTGAATATGCCTCATGAATATAAAAATTCTGATCCTAAAACAATTGGCTGAATGTTTAGTTTAATTTGAGGTATGGGATATATATTCTTTACAGTCATTTTAATCGGAATTTCAATTATTCCTATCGCGGGAGCTAAACTAGGGGGCAACAACTACATTTATTCAACAATTACATTTATTGTTCTTATTGTAGTTTCACTTTCAGCCATTTTAGGTGCATTCTTACTTAAAGAACCAAGTGCACAAACAAATGAACAAACAAAGATGCAAACTAAATAAATATAACTAAATAGCGAAGCTTTCGCTATTTTTTTACTTTTTGAATTGCATTTACAATTGAATTGGTAAAATCTATATTTGCAGGCTTTAAACAAGTTTCTAAACTTATATTAGTCCTTATTCTGTATAATTCTACTATGATTAAATTATTACTTG contains:
- a CDS encoding hexose phosphate transporter; the encoded protein is MQKIINKMNNPKNKVAYGFLLWSFISIGYLLFVANWGFVVGLAGNGIDANGAADAGFLSYFKIVKNAAFDLTNNAANWAITLGRGIGSVAVALLLAKFAHKYSTIIAISLTLIGIPAQFMPAAPYGYVLFLILRTFMAIGGTMLVILTQPVVSAFFGKKQKSIVSQFGIWFYPLGTIISILPFVFAGKSSVVRENWQLIFTILAALNVIPLIIIIIFGSHFDKTTTENQPKQEGFKILGKYLKSKATYAWVLLYGAWLCAVVFPTTSVSFNIFHDLASIKRNTFDHEIRIWSVCFLAAVFIAPITIGLWSKTNFKRRWFIGLILFIGIMLYALSAVTFIYGVAKKNVFVSVLFYIFGFLSGLCLWGIQGVMLNMPHEYKNSDPKTIGWMFSLIWGMGYIFFTVILIGISIIPIAGAKLGGNNYIYSTITFIVLIVVSLSAILGAFLLKEPSAQTNEQTKMQTK